The Natronoarchaeum mannanilyticum nucleotide sequence ACCAACTCTGATATCAGGCCATTTAGACCATCTAGAGGCCGCTTCGGCCGTCGAGACAACACGAATGGAATCCCAATTTGTCCGTATTCTAAGTTTCTTAGCTTTATATATTGTTGTGTCTTTTTCTTCTTCGTAATTATGCAAGTACTGGGTTATGGTATCGGTGGATTCAATTGGCACACACCTCCCGCCTCGCATGAACGCATTCGGACCAGAACATATTCGCTTAGTTCTTTTTTCTCCGGTATACCCATGACCGGGGTGGGGAAAATTAAACCACTTAGTTGTCTCTGCACTCTGTGTTTGTACCGTAGTACCACTCGGTGACCAATTAGGATGAGTAGAGAGGAACCTTTGCCTCTCAGTTTTCGATGAGAAGGTTCGTCTGTCCACGATTTTAGGAGAGGATCGTAACCGCTCAATGGTGGCCGCTTCGAGAGCTCTCGAAGTATCCGTTACACGATAGCCTTTCGCCTCGTACCGTGATTTGGCTGCTCGCGACGAAACCGTCTTTTCAATAGTTTCCTCATGAACATATCGAATAGACGTGATAGAAGTGTTATCTCGAGAAAAATCATCTTCTTCAAATGCAGTTACTGACGGAAGTTGTTTCCAGGTCACCTCTTTGTCGTTAACAATTTTAAGATAAGAATTATCAGAATTTAGGTAAGAGCTAGCATCTACCTCAACTATACCGGTATATTGGGGATGACCAACCTCGTGAGGATTTGGATCAGGACCGGCATCTGCATCATGTGAAATACGTTTCCACTGAGTCACGTCTCCGGTAGCACCGACTAATTTCAAATCTAGTGAGAGATCGTAACTCGGGTCCTCAATAAGAAACGTCTCAGTTTTGACCCGGAATTTAACAGTATCATCCGACTTGTACGGTCCTTCAGAGACTTCCTCAACTTGTTTAAACTCCGGGCTCCAGTAATCATACAGTTCAGAAGAGAGGTCAATTGAGCCACCATTATCATCCATTATCGTTAGCCCAGGCATATCATTAAACTCAAGCGCGATCCGGTCAGGATCATCAGGTTTTCTATCCCAATCATGAGGCTCGAAGTTAACCCGTCCACCATCTGGATCGAAGGAATCACTCACGTCAATGAGAAGCCGATGTGCCTTATTCTCAGAATCTTCTCCTTCATCAATTACTTCAATTCGGGGTTCTGGATCACTGTATTCCACCTCAAACGTATCAGCAGTGCCCATTTCATCCCCCATGATAGTCATAATTTTATAACTGTCTGGGGCTTTCCCGGCCCATTCTGATGTTATCTTAAGGATATCTCTATCCGGTTTGTAGTTGCGAGTAGTATCTAACCGCTGCAAATCAGAATAGTCCGCAAAAGGATCTAACTTTGGAGAAACATCTCTCTGATCAACACCATTCAGGTCGATAACCGTTTCATGAACAGCGGTGTACCGATCTGAATCGATGCGAGGGTGATACGAGTCCACCGGCCCGTTCACGAAACCCGAACGCACTAACTCGGGTTCACCAGCTTTGTTCGTTTCCGTAACCGACTGTTCCCGTTCGTCGCTCACGACAACTCGAACACGATTTGAGTTCTGGTCGCTATCCAAGGCAACCGAGAACGAGGTCTCGAACTCCGTGCCGTTAGCTGACGACCATTCTCGAACTCGTTCGTCATCGACAAACAGTTGCACCGAGTCGAGATTCCCGAATTCGTCGGTAGCCTCTACCGTCCCGGTGAGCTCGTCGTTGCTCTGGGACGTCGTCAGCGACACGTCGGGGCGAGGATCGACGACGACGCTCGTTCCGTTCTCGAACGACGCGCTGTACGCCTCGTCGCCGACATCGGCGAGCGCGGTGAGATCGTGGATGCCGGGGTCAAGTTCCGTTTCGAGATCAGTACCGGAGCCAAGCTCACCGTCGCCGTCGCGCCAGGTCACCGATACCACGTCGTCCACATCGGCCCCCTCGAGTCTATAGTTCCCCTCGAAAGGGCCCTCGCCCGTCAGTACTTGCGGACCACGAACTGAAAGCGACGGACGGGGAGTAGACGACCTCGTGTAGGTAGGAGTCGCCACTTCGACAGTGTGAGACGCTCTTCGGTCGCGTCCCGCCCTGTCGTGGACGGTCGCGTTCACCTGAACGGTCCCAGCACTGGTGAAGACTCGTTCCAGCGATACGTTGCGATTCCCGTCGAGCGTGGAGTTGTCGACCGGAGTCCCGTCGACAGTCCAGACGACGTGCGTCAGTTCGGCGTCACCCGGTCGAACCGTAGCCGTGAATGCTGCAGGTCGATCGTTGGCGACCCGACGAGGTCCCGAGAGGGCGACGTCCGGAACGTCGGTTGCAGCGGTCTCGACGTACATGGTGTCAGAGTCGGTCCGGCCGGCCGCATCGGTGACGGTCAGCGTGACCGTATATCGACCGGGGCGATCCGGAACAAATGCCGTCCGAACGCACGTTCGACAGTCTGGCCGAACGGTCGTCCCGTTCGGTCCCGTGATAGTCCAGTTGTACTCGACGATGTTGCCCGAATCGGTCCGTGAGCCGCCGCCGTCGAGGAGCACGCGGTCGCCGACAGTAGACTCCTGGTCGAGCCCCGCTTCGGCAAACGGTGCACTGCCGGCGGACGACGAGGGTTTCGCAAACGTCGCAGTCGTTAGCGGGCCAGTAGCGACGAGTACGAGTAACAGCAGCCTCGCAAATTTCATCTTCTGTATCGGGCAATAATTATATCATCGGTTATAAAACTGCGGAATAATCTGGGCTGGGCAGGAGCAGAGACGCGAGTTCTCTGAGTTCCAGCAAAGCGTGACTGCACGCTCGACGAGAGTACTGTCGATCCGACCGGGATCGAATCCCAGCAGGTCGACCGACGACCCTCAAAAGGTGCTCGTCGACGCTACCTCACTGCTCGCCAGGAAGATCCTGAAACGCGCCGACGAAGTCGTCGTGGTCGGAGAGCCCGGACACCGTGTCGTCGACCTGGCCGCGCAGCGAGTCGACCTGTTCGCAGAGTTCCGAGTATTCGTCGCTATCCTCGAGTTCGCGATCCGACTTCTCGGCTTCCAGCAGCGATTTCTTCGAGACGAGCGAGTAGTAGCGCTGGATGTCGGCCTCGTAGGCCGAACGGGTCTGGACGCGCTCGACGACGTCCAGTAGTTCGTCCTTCGAGACGGGTTTGACGAGGTAGTCGTCGAACCCCATCTCGATGATGTCGAAGTCGGGGTCGACCGCCGTAACCATGACGACGCGGCAGTCGTAGCCGCGGTCCCGGATCTCCGAGAGAACTTCGTGGCCCGAGAGACCGGGCATCCGGCGGTCGAGCAGGACGATCTCGACGGACTCCTGTATCTGCTCTAAGGCACTCTCCCCGTCGTAGGCGGTTTCGACGGACCAGTCGCTCGTCAGCCAGGCCGCGAAGAGATCTGCCAGCCTCGATTCGTCGTCTACGACGAGAATTTCCACGGGTTGATCGGACATAGTCTGTATAGTTCCGGGCGTCGGTCGAACTACGCTCTCTTTAGGGCGATGGTAGTAATGCGTGATAAATGCCGCGGCTGTGTGAATCCCCGTTCGTGTATGAAGGAATACATTACTCGTCCGACTGCTCGAAGAATTTTCCCGCGCCGCCGCCGGCAAGGTCCGCGAAGGCGACGACTTCGAGCGTCGCGAGCGTTCCGACGAGCAGCAACATCGCGGCCGGCGTCACCAGCAGCATACCGACGAACACGAAGCCTGCGATCAGCAGGTGGAGCAGCGAGTACCAGGGACTACGAAGCCAAACATCGATGCTCTCGGAGACGAGCGCCCGCGTCCCCGGTGTATCCTCGGCCCGGACGAGCAGACTTCCCGCGCGGAACGTCAGCGCGACGACCGCGATCAGCGTGTACAGCGCCAGCGCCGTACCGAGCCAGAACACGACCGAGTCGTTCGCCCTCGCGAGGAGGACGTAGGTGACGAGATTCAGCAGCGTAAAGCAGATCAGCAGGGAGAACGGGAGACCTGCCCGAAAATATCGTCGAATGGCGGCCGGAAACGCTCGCGCGCGCTGGCGTTCGGAGCGTGGTCTCGCCGACCCCCGACGCTCCGCGATCTCGGTCATCGTCGCGACGGCGGCGATACAGATCGGGCCGATCGTCAGCAGGGGCACCGCGAGCACGGTCGCGGCGAGGCTGATGATCGAGATGGGGATGATCTCGTCGTACACGAGGCGTCCGACGCCTCGCAGCGAATTCCAGAAGTCGCTCGCCGTCACCGTCGCGTTCGCGCTCATCGACGCCGAATTTCCGAGCGCGGGTCAAAGAACCACCGAAATCGCGGCCATCTGCCGCTCCGCAGCCGTCGAGGCGCCTACTTGCCCTCGAACTCGGGGTCGTCGTCGCCCATGAAAGCCGTGATCCCTTCCATGAGATCGTCGGTCTGCATCAGCTGGCCGAACGCCTGTGCCTCGATCTCGAGACCGGCATCGGCGTTCTCCCAGCCTTTCTCCATGGCGCGCTTGGTGTAGCGCTGGGCGATCGGCGGCCCGGCCGCGAGATCGGCGGCCAGCTCGAACGCGCGGTCCTGTAGCTCGTCGTTGGCGACGACCTCGTTGACGAAGCCGTAGTCGGCCATCGTCTCGGGGTCGAACCGCTCGGCGGTGAAGATGATCTCCTTGGCGCGGCCGGCGCCGACGATGCGCTGGAGGCGCTGCGTGCCGCCCCAGCCGGGCAGCAGGCCGAGGTTGTGTTCGGGCTGGCCGAGCTCGGATCGCTCGGAGGCGACCCGCATATCGGCGCAGGTCGCCATCTCCATCCCGCCGCCGAGGCAGAAGCCGTCGATGCCGGCGACGACCGGGAGGTCACACTCCTGGAGCTTGCCGAACGTCTGCTGGCCCTTCCGCGAGAGCTCGACGGCCTGGAGCGGGTCGGCGCCGCTGGCCATGCTCTGGACGTCCGCACCGGCGGAGAACGCCTTCTCGCCCTCGCCGACGAGCAAGACCGATCGGACGTCCTCGTCGTCTTCGAGCAGATCGATCGCCTCGCCGAGATCGTCGAGCAGCTCGCCGCTGATCGTGTTCATCCGGTGGGGACGATCGAGCACGAGCTTGCCGACCATCTCGCCGGGCTTCTCGACCCGGATCGTGTCGAAATCGTAGCGCGCGCCGCCGTCGGCGTCGCCGCCGTGGAACCCGCCCTGCTCGGCGGCCTCGGCGAGGTAGTCCGCGGGAGCGTAGCGCTCGGCGCCCGTCTCCTCGTGGGCCGATTCGAGCACCTCCAGCAGGTGGTCGAGTCCGGCGTCGTCGGCGAGCTTGGCGGGGCCGTCGGGGAAGCCGGCGCCGAGCTGGACGGCCTCGTCGATGGCGTCGGGCCCGGCGACGTCGCCGCCGATCAGGTGGGCGGTCTCGTTGGCCATGACGGCGGTCAGTCGGTCGGCGACGAACTCGCTGCCCTCGTCGGTGGGGACGTCGGCGCCGTCGCCGTCCTCGTAGTCGTAGAACCCCTTGCCGGTCTTCTTGCCGAGCTCGTCGTTCTCGACCTTCTCGGCCAGCAGCGGGCAGGGCTCGTAGGCGTCACCGAGCTCCTCGTGCATGTACTCGAGCACGTGGTAGCTGACGTCGTTGCCGACCTGGTCGCCCAGCTCGAAGCTGCCCATCGGCAGACCCATGTCGTACTTCGTGGTGCTGTCTACCTCCTCGATCGTCGCGTCGCCCTCGTGGACGAGCCAACAGGCCTCGTTCATCAGCGGGACGAGGATGCGGTTGACGATGAAGCCGGGAGAGTCCTTGTGGACGCGTACCGGCGTCTTGCCGAAGTCCTCGGCGAGCGCCTCGATCACGTCGAGCGTCGCCTCGGCGGTGTGGGCGCCGGAGATGACCTCGACGAGCTGCATCCGAACCGGCGGGTTGAAAAAGTGCATCCCGCAGAACGTCTCTTTCCGGTCGGTGACCTCCGAGAGCTCGGTGATCGACAGCGAGGAGGTGTTGGTCGCGAAGATCGCCTCGTCGGCGGCGTGCTCCTCGACCTCCTGGTAGACGTCCTTCTTGATGTCCATCTTCTCGGGGACGGCCTCGATCACCACGTCGGCGTCGCTGACTGCCTCGCCGACGTCGACCAGCGGCGTCACGCGGCCGAGCGTTTCTGCGGCTTCGCCCTCGCCGATCTGGTCTTTCTCCTCGAGCTTGTTCAGGCTCCACTCGATCTGCTCGTAGCCGTTCTGCACGAACTCCTCTTTGATGTCCCGCATGTTCACCTCGTAGCCCGCCAGCGCGGCGACTTCCGCGATGCCGTGGCCCATGTTCCCCGCTCCGAGAACTGCTACAGTGTTGATATCGTCCAACTCCATGCGTGCACACTCAACAGGCAGCCGTTTTAACGTTTCCCTCGGCTCGCTTTGAAACTCAGTTTCGGTTTACATCGGGTTACAAAGATATTTATCGTTCAGTATGGAACTGTGTAGCATGGACTTCGGACTATCAGAGGAGCAGCGAGCGATCCGCGACGAGGTCCGCCGGTTCGCGGAAAACGAGATCGAACCCGTCGCGACCGAGCACGACGTCGACGAGAAGTTTCCCCACGACGTGATGGACGAGGCGGCGAAGATGGGCCTGACGGGCGCGCACATCCCCGTCGAGTACGGCGGCGCGGGCTACACGCCCCTGGAGATGTCGCTGATCACCGAGGAGCTGTTCGCCGTCGACCCCGGCATCGGGCTCTGCATCACGAGCGCGGCGTTCGGCGCCGACTCGATCATGGAGTACGGCACCGAGGATCAGAAGGAGCGGTTCCTCGAACCGATCGCGAACGGCGAGGCGATCATGGGCGCGGCGATCAGCGAGCCCGACACCGGCTCGGACGTCTCGAGCGTCTCCACGGAGGCCGACAAGGACGGCGACGAGTGGGTGATCAACGGCAACAAGATGTGGATCACCAACGGGTCGGTCGGCGACTACTACGTCGTGATGTGCAAGACCGACGACGTCGACGACCGCTACTCGGGCTTCTCCCAGATCCTCGTCGAGTCCGATCGCGATGGCTTCGAAGCCGACAAGATCACCGGGAAACTCGGCATCCGTGCATCCGACACCGCCGAACTGATCTTCGACGACGTGCGCGTCCCCGAGGAGAACCTGATCGGCACGCGCGGCGCGGGGTTCCTCCAGTTGATGAACTTCTTCGACGAGACGCGGACGATGGTCGCCGCCCAGGGCGTCGGCATCGCCAAGGGCGCCTGCGAGCGCGCCCTGGAGTACGCCCAGGACCGCGAGCAGTTCGGCCAGTCGATCAGCGAGTTCCAGGCGATCCAGCACAAGCTCGCGGAGATGCACACCAAGACCGAGGCCGCCCGCCAGCTCACCTACAAGTCGGCCTGGAGCGTCGAGAACGAGGACGACCAGCTCACCGCGCTGGCCTCGATGGCCAAGGAGTACGCCTCGAACGTGGCGGTCGACGTCGCCGACGAAGCGGTCCAGATCCACGGCGGCGCCGGCTACGTCAACGATTTCGACGTCGAGCGGCTCTACCGGGACGCCAAGATCACCCAGATCTACGAGGGGACCACCGAGATCCAGAAGAACATCATCGCCCGGGAGCTACTCGGGAAAGGGTTCTGACTGGCAGCACGCGCACGCTCCGTCGGTCGACGCCGACCGCCCCTCCGACCGGCACCGCCAGCGTAACGCCCTTTGCCGTCCGCTCTAACTCTCCGGCGTGTCAGAGCGAGCAGTCTTCGACGACGCCGAATCCGTTCTCCGCGACGACCCCGTGATGGCCGAGCTGATCGATCGCCACGGCCCGGTCGATCTCGCGCCGGCCGACAGCGAGTTCCGACGCCTGATCGTCTCGATCGTCAACCAGCAGCTGTCGACCGCGTCGGCCCGCGCCGTCCGCGAGCGCGCGTTCGAGTTGATCGGCGAGCCGATCACGCCCGACGCCGTGCTGGCCGCCGAGGAGGCGGCGCTCCGGGAGGCCGGACTGAGCAACTCGAAGATCGAGTACGTCAGGAACTGCGCGCGGGCGTTCCGGGAGCGGGATCTTACCCGTGACGGCCTCTACGAGTACGGGGACGACGAAGTGATCGACCTGCTGACCGAGATCCGCGGCGTCGGCGCGTGGACCGCCCGGATGTACCTCATCTTCGCGCTCGGGCGGGAAGACGTCCTGCCGCTGGGCGATCTCGCCGTTCGGCGCGGCATCGATCAGCTCTACGGAACGGGCGACGCGACGATGGACCGCAGCGAGATGCGATCGATCGCCGAGGCGTGGCGTCCGTACCGGTCGGTCGCGACGCGGTACGTCTGGCTGGAGTACGAGGACGACTGATCAGTCGATCCGCCGGCGACAGCGCGCTCGCGTCGAACTCGCCCCGCAGGAAGAACGAACCTCTGTTGGGCAGTTCGTACGCCCAGCAGTCCTCGCGCTCGGCGATCAGCCCGCCCCCTGCAAGCCCGTCGAGCCGACCGTCGACGTACGTCTGCGGGTAAGCCATCGCGTCGTTGATCGCCGCAAGGCCGCACCGGATCTCGCCCGGTCGCTCCGTTCTCGGCGAGGTACTCGAGGATGCGCTCGTCGGCCTGGGCCATCCACTCGGCGTGACGACGCATCCGTCACCCCGCGAGCGTCGCTTCGCCGACGGCGACGTCGGCGGCCTCCTCGGCGCCGGCGCCCAGTTCGGACAGATGGTGCTCGCACAGTCGTATCGGCGTCGCGTCCAGCGACGTCGACACCATCGAGACGACGATCTCGTCAGTTTCGACGGCGACCGGCTCGTACCGCGGGAGCGCGTAGGTTCCCTCGCGCCGGCAGTACGCGCACGTGCCGTCGGTCGACGACGCCGGGTCGAACCGGTCGTCGAGCTCGTCGCGCTCGCAGTTCACGCAGATCCGTCCGACCTCGACCTCCTCGCGCGGGTCGACGACGGCGCGGTTGAACCCCGCCGGCCGGCGGCATACGTAGCAGTCCTCGGCCCCTGCACCGTGCTCGTGCCCCATAGGACCTACACGTATGTCGAGAGGACCGCTTAAACCTACGTAGCCGGACGAAAGTGAAAACGTGCCGGTACTTTTTGACGTGGAATCCGGACGACGGCGATAGTTTCCTGCACAACACCATTAGCGTCTGATAGATCACACATTTAGTTCTGAGAGTCTCACCGACCGGGACCGCGCCGATAGTTTCGTTGGGAGTTCCCATGATCAGAACGCATGGTCATCCTTCCTGTCGAATCCCTGGATCGTGCAGCCGTGATGAGTCCGAAACATAGGAAATTAAATATAAGAGAATAGCTAGTTACGGGCGGCAGTCGACCGATGTTTCGATTGAAAACCAGCAGCCGTCGGAGGGATCCCATTCCTCACAACCGGAGTTTCGGCTGGAATCAGCCGGACTGCGACGGAGCGATCGTCCGAGAACCGTCGTTTCGAGTGGAGATCGGCCGACGTGCAGCGAGTTGCGGGACCGGCAGCGGCGTTTCCCATGGAACCCTGCTCTCAGTCCGGATTAGAACAGCCGGGGCGCTCAAACGGTCGTGACGCCTTTCGCTTCGAGCAACTCTTTGTAGCGGTTGCGGATGGTGACTTCGGAGATGTCGGTGACCTCCGAGACTTCCGACTGGGTGATTTCCCCGTTGCACAGTAGCGGCGCGGCGTAGACGGCCGCGGCGGCCAGCCCGACGGGGCTCTTGCCGGAGTGAAGGCCCTCTTCCTTCGCGGTGCGGAGCAGTTCGCGGGCGCGCTGTTCGGACTCGTCGGCGAGGTCGAGTTCCGACGCGAAGCGGCCGACGTACTGCTCGGGATCGGCGGGCTGGATTTCGAGGTTCAACTCGCGGACGATGTAACGGTAGGTGCGCTTGAACTCCATCTCGTCGATGCGGCTGACCTGGGCGACCTCGTCGATGCTTCGTGGAGTTCCCGTCTGGCGGGCGGCCGCGTAGACGCTGGCCGTCGCGACGCCTTCGATCGAGCGGCCCGGCAGGAGGTCTTCGCTGAGCGCGCGGCGGTAGATGACGCTGGCGGTCTCGCGAACGTCCTCGGGGAGCCCGAGTGCGCTCGCCATCCGGTCGATCTCGCCGAGCGCCTGCTTGAGGTTGCGCTCCTTGGAGTCCCGGGTGCGGAAGCGCTCGTTCCAGGTGCGCAGGCGCTGCATCTTCTCGCGCTGGCTGGAGCTGAGGGTGTTGCCGTAGGCGTCCTTGTCCTGCCAGCCGATATTTGTGGAGAGCCCGTCGTCGTGCATCATCTTCGTGGTGGGGGCGCCGACGCGGCTCTTCGAGTCCTTCTCGGCGGCGTCGAACGCGCGCCACTCGGGGCCGCGGTCGATCTCGTCTTCCTCGACGACCAGCCCGCAGTCCGCACAGACGGTCTCGCCGTGCTCGCTGTCGGCCTCCAGCCGGCCGCCGCACTCGGGACACAGTTGCTGGTCTTCGCTCTCCTCGCGCTCGGTCGTTTGCTCTCGGTTCGAGACAGCCCGCTGGCGCTCGGCC carries:
- a CDS encoding DNA-3-methyladenine glycosylase 2 family protein — encoded protein: MAELIDRHGPVDLAPADSEFRRLIVSIVNQQLSTASARAVRERAFELIGEPITPDAVLAAEEAALREAGLSNSKIEYVRNCARAFRERDLTRDGLYEYGDDEVIDLLTEIRGVGAWTARMYLIFALGREDVLPLGDLAVRRGIDQLYGTGDATMDRSEMRSIAEAWRPYRSVATRYVWLEYEDD
- a CDS encoding acyl-CoA dehydrogenase family protein; its protein translation is MDFGLSEEQRAIRDEVRRFAENEIEPVATEHDVDEKFPHDVMDEAAKMGLTGAHIPVEYGGAGYTPLEMSLITEELFAVDPGIGLCITSAAFGADSIMEYGTEDQKERFLEPIANGEAIMGAAISEPDTGSDVSSVSTEADKDGDEWVINGNKMWITNGSVGDYYVVMCKTDDVDDRYSGFSQILVESDRDGFEADKITGKLGIRASDTAELIFDDVRVPEENLIGTRGAGFLQLMNFFDETRTMVAAQGVGIAKGACERALEYAQDREQFGQSISEFQAIQHKLAEMHTKTEAARQLTYKSAWSVENEDDQLTALASMAKEYASNVAVDVADEAVQIHGGAGYVNDFDVERLYRDAKITQIYEGTTEIQKNIIARELLGKGF
- a CDS encoding HalX domain-containing protein; the encoded protein is MSDQPVEILVVDDESRLADLFAAWLTSDWSVETAYDGESALEQIQESVEIVLLDRRMPGLSGHEVLSEIRDRGYDCRVVMVTAVDPDFDIIEMGFDDYLVKPVSKDELLDVVERVQTRSAYEADIQRYYSLVSKKSLLEAEKSDRELEDSDEYSELCEQVDSLRGQVDDTVSGLSDHDDFVGAFQDLPGEQ
- a CDS encoding 3-hydroxyacyl-CoA dehydrogenase/enoyl-CoA hydratase family protein yields the protein MELDDINTVAVLGAGNMGHGIAEVAALAGYEVNMRDIKEEFVQNGYEQIEWSLNKLEEKDQIGEGEAAETLGRVTPLVDVGEAVSDADVVIEAVPEKMDIKKDVYQEVEEHAADEAIFATNTSSLSITELSEVTDRKETFCGMHFFNPPVRMQLVEVISGAHTAEATLDVIEALAEDFGKTPVRVHKDSPGFIVNRILVPLMNEACWLVHEGDATIEEVDSTTKYDMGLPMGSFELGDQVGNDVSYHVLEYMHEELGDAYEPCPLLAEKVENDELGKKTGKGFYDYEDGDGADVPTDEGSEFVADRLTAVMANETAHLIGGDVAGPDAIDEAVQLGAGFPDGPAKLADDAGLDHLLEVLESAHEETGAERYAPADYLAEAAEQGGFHGGDADGGARYDFDTIRVEKPGEMVGKLVLDRPHRMNTISGELLDDLGEAIDLLEDDEDVRSVLLVGEGEKAFSAGADVQSMASGADPLQAVELSRKGQQTFGKLQECDLPVVAGIDGFCLGGGMEMATCADMRVASERSELGQPEHNLGLLPGWGGTQRLQRIVGAGRAKEIIFTAERFDPETMADYGFVNEVVANDELQDRAFELAADLAAGPPIAQRYTKRAMEKGWENADAGLEIEAQAFGQLMQTDDLMEGITAFMGDDDPEFEGK
- a CDS encoding transcription initiation factor IIB; the encoded protein is MTETQTTAERQRAVSNREQTTEREESEDQQLCPECGGRLEADSEHGETVCADCGLVVEEDEIDRGPEWRAFDAAEKDSKSRVGAPTTKMMHDDGLSTNIGWQDKDAYGNTLSSSQREKMQRLRTWNERFRTRDSKERNLKQALGEIDRMASALGLPEDVRETASVIYRRALSEDLLPGRSIEGVATASVYAAARQTGTPRSIDEVAQVSRIDEMEFKRTYRYIVRELNLEIQPADPEQYVGRFASELDLADESEQRARELLRTAKEEGLHSGKSPVGLAAAAVYAAPLLCNGEITQSEVSEVTDISEVTIRNRYKELLEAKGVTTV